CATGTCCCTGCCGCAACAACCGAAATCCATGGTTGTCGTCGGTTCCGGAGCAATTGGCGTCGAGTTCGCCTATTTCTATAATTCGATCGGCACAAAGGTCACCATCGTGGAATATCTCCCGAACATCGTTCCGCTCGAAGACGAAGACGTTTCAAAACAACTGGCCCGCAGCTTCAAGAAATCCGGCATCGAGATCATGACGGAGGCAAGTGTCGAATCGGTCGACACCTCGGGCAAAGGCTGTAAGGTGAACGTCAAAGGAAAATCCGGCAATTCGGTCATCGAGTGCGATGTCGTTTTGTCGGCCGTAGGCATTACAGCGAACATCGAAAACCTCGGACTTGAAGAAGTAGGGATCGCCACCGACAAAGGCCGGATCATGGTGAACGACTGGTATCAGACGAATATGCCCGGCTATTATGCGATCGGGGACGTCATCAACACCCCTGCCCTTGCCCACGTCGCTTCGCATGAAGCCATCACCTGCGTGGAGAAGATCGCCGGCCTGCACGCTGAGCCGATGGATTACAAGAACATTCCCGGTTGTACTTACTGTCAGCCCGAAATCGCTTCAGTCGGTTACACCGAAAAAGCAGCTAAAGATGCCGGCTATGAGATCAAGGTCGGCAAGTTTCCATTCACTGCTTCGGGAAAAGCGAAAGCCGGTGGCACGCCGGACGGATTTGTCAAGGTCATCTTCGACGCGAAGTATGGAGAATGGCTGGGCGCCCACCTCATCGGCGCCAACGTCACTGAAATGATCGCCGAAGTAGTGACGGCCCGCAAACTCGAAACCACCGGACACGAGATCATCAAAGCCGTTCACCCCCACCCGACCATGAGCGAAGCCATCATGGAAGCAGTTGCTGAAGCTTATGGGGAGTGCATTCATCTTTGATTTTAGTGAACAGTAAACAGTAAACAGTAAACAGTAAACAGTAAACAGTAAACAGTAAACAGTAAACAGTAGATGGTGAATAGCGAATCCTGCCTGCCGTAGCTTTAGCGAAGGCAGGAGCGAATAAAATATTTCTAATCACTAATTACCAATTACTAATTACCAATTACTAATTACAAATTACTAATTTCTAGTCCCTTCTCCTGGCACCAAATAAAAGGGAACAGCAGCCTTCGCTACTGTTCCCTTTTATTTTTTCATTAGTCGGAGACTAAAATTCCAGACCCAGATTGAAGTGGGTGGATTGCTCTAAACAGGCAACAGCCATACTGCATACCGCCTACTGCCTATTGCTAACCGATCTCTGCCTACCGCCTACTGCCAATTGCTAACCGATCTCTGCCTTCCGCCTGCCGCCAACCGCCTACTGATCTCTGCCAACTGCAGGCTTACTTCTTCAACAAATCCCTGATCTCCGTCAGCAAGACTTCCTGTTTAGGTGGAGCCGGAGGTGCGGCTGGTGCTGCTTCCTGCTTCCGACGCATATTATTGACAGCTTTGATCACCATGAAGATGGCGAAAGCCACGATTACGAAGTCAACGATCGACTCGAAAAAACTTCCGATGTTCAGGGTGACCGGGGAAATCTCCTTCCCGGCGGCATTCATACCGGCTTCTTTGAGGGTCAGTTTCCAGGCCGCGAAATCGGTCTCTCCGATTACCAGCCCGATCATCGGTGAGATGATATCGGTAACCAGCGAATCGACGATTTTCCCGAAGGCACCGCCGATGACTACACCGACAGCCAGGTCCATGACGTTGCCGCGGTTGACGAACTCTTTGAATTCTTTTAATAGGCCCATATTCTTTATGTTTTGGTGGCCGAAATTTACAAAAGTGATGGTCACGTCCCCGCGATAATTATTTGAAAAGGGTCATGGCAATCGGGTATATTTGTAACACAACGCATGTGTGGCATCGCGGGCATTGTCGCCCTCACTTCTCAAGGCACCCATACGCTTTCTACCATTCAGGAAGCCGTGCACTGCCTACGACAACGCGGACCTGACGCGAGCGGCATCGCGACCTTTGATCGTTTGTCGTTAGGGCACGCCCGGCTCTCCATCATCGATACGAGTGACGCGGGCCGGCAACCGATGTCGGACCCTTCGGGCCGCTACACCATCATTTTCAATGGTGAATTCTTCAATTACCGGGAACACCGGGAAGAACTGGTTCGTCGTGGCGTCAGTTTGCATTCGAATAGTGATACCGAAGTCTTATTGCATTGGTACATCCTGGAAGGTGCAGCGTGTCTGCAACGCGTCAACGGTTTCTTCGCGCTCGCCATTTACGATCGAACGGAACGTAAGCTGTTTGTCGCACGCGACCGCATGGGTGTGAAACCCTTGCTGACGTATACCGACAGCGATCGTTTCTGCTTCGCCAGCGAAATGAAGGCACTGGTACGCATGGGAATTCCCGTGCGGCTGGATCGTGTCTCACTCTTCCAATACCTTCAGTTGAATTACGTACCCGGGCCGGAATCCATGCTGCAAGGGGTTCGAAAACTGGAACCCGGACATTACCAAGTCATCCGAAACATCGGGGAAAACGCTTCCGTGGATGAACCGGTAGCATACTATCAGATTCCGGATTCGACCTTTGAAACAACGCCAAGCTACCACGAAGCACAGGACCGCCTGCTGCACCTACTGGAACGCTCGGTGGAACGACGCATGGTCGCCGACGTTCCGCTCGGCGCATTTCTCAGTGGAGGCATCGACTCTTCTGTTATTGTCGCGCTGGCCAGCGGGATGACGAAGAAGCTGAAAACCTTTTCCATCGGCTTCCGCGACGAACCGCAATTCGACGAAACCCACTTTGCGGAGCTCGTTGCCCAGCGGTATAAAACCGATCATACCGTATTCAAGCTCACAACCGACGACCTTTACTCCGTTCTGCAACCGGCGCTTGATTACATCGATGAACCCTTCGCCGACTCCAGCGCGCTCAATGTATTCCTGTTGAGCCGTGAAACCCGTAAGCACGTAACAGTCGCGCTGAGCGGCGACGGTGCCGATGAACTTTTCGGCGGCTACAACAAGCACGCCGCTGAATGGCGGTTGCGGAACAACAGCACTGCTACCACGGCCATCCGGCTCCTGGGACCACTGTGGAAGCAACTGCCACGCTCGCGCAACGGCAAATGGACCAACAGATTCCGTCAACTCGATCGCTTTAGCTCCGGGGCCGGCATGTCGGCGACGGACCGGTATTGGCGATGGGCAGGCTTCGAGGATGAGTCCAGTGTTCGACAGTTGTTCATGCATGACAGTTTCAGCACGGATGAACGGGTTTATCAGGCCCGCAAAACACGGTTGACGAGGTTTATCAAAGGCGGAACATCCCTGAACGATGTGTTGCGCAACGATATGGAGCTGGTGCTCGTCAACGATATGCTTACGAAAGTCGACCTGATGTCGATGGCCAATTCACTCGAAGTCAGGACCCCCTTCCTGGATTATGAAGTGGTCAATTTCGCGAGCCGCCTGCCGGGAGAATATAAGATCGACGGCAACGGCAGAAAGAAAGTATTACGGGATGCGTTTCGCAAGCTCCTACCCGACGAGCTCTACCGACGCGGCAAGCAGGGATTCGAAGTTCCACTGTTGAACTGGTTCCGCGGCGAATTGAGAACGCATATCACCGAAGACCTGCTTTCACGTGAGCGTCTCGCAGATCAGGGAATTTTCGACCCCGAAGCGGTAGCATTGATCCTGAAGCGCCTGTTCAGTCGCGATCCGGGAGAATCGGTCGCGCAGGTCTGGGCGCTGTTGGTATTCCAGCATTGGTACGATCGTTATCGACCGTTACATGACGCGTAATCCGAAGATAGCAGCACTTATTGCCGGCACCTTAACCTGGACTCGCCGGATCCTGCTCGGCCTGGGCGGATTATTTGTGGTGATCCTGATCCTGTCGTTCACCACCCTGCCCTTCTGGATGTACTACCGGCTTGGCACAACATCCGCGGATTATCGCTTCGCTCCTAAACGGATCATCCTCCTCGGAGCCGGCGGCATGCCCTCCGAAGCCAACCTGCTGCGCGCCTACACGACCGCCGAACTGGCTACCCGCTTTCCCGAAGCCGAAGTAGAAATCGCCTTGACCAAAGGAATCGGTGAATCCCTGTCCGGCAGCGCGATCGGTCAGTTGCGCGATGAACTCGTTCAGCGGGGAGTCAAGGAGAACCGGATCCTGTTGGAAGTCCGTGGCCATAACACGCGCGAACAAGCCCAACGCATCTTCGAAGAAATTCGCTTGCCTGAATATCCGATCGTCCTCATCACCTCACCGGAGCACCTCTACCGATCGTTGTTGTCTTTCCGTAAAGTCGGCTTCTCGAATGTGGGCGGAACCGCCGCTTTTGAAAAAGCCTTGGAAGAAGAGTTGACGTACCGGTCGGAAAAACTGGGCGGCCGCAAATTGCCCGGGCCCGAAGTCGGCGAAAGCCTGCAACTCCGTTACCAGTTCTGGAACCATCTCCACTATCAGGTCAAATGCTATCGGGAATACCTTGCACTTGCCTATTATAAAATAAAAGGGTGGATCTGAGTCCACCCTTTTTTCAATGCTTGTAATTATCGGGAAACGCCCAGGGAATCCAGCTCCGCGACTGAAACGGACGGCGGAAGGATTCCATTGCGGATCTTATAGACCATCAGTACGCCGCAGGCTTTCGCATTCGCTTCTGAAGAGAAACCACGAACGCCCTGTACCGCGGGAATCGTAGGTTGGTGCACGTAGATCTTTTCACCGTTCAGGATGTCAAAGCCGTAGCCGGAATTTCCGTCTGAATTGGAAAAGGTCCGAACGCTCCAAACACCCGCCTCAGCAGGGGCGGGTCGGGATGTTGCCGGCGGACGCACGGGATCTTCGGCTTTTCCCTCCCCGGAAACAGACCCTCCGGAATTGCATGCGTAACCTGCAAGCATGACAAGTATGATCAACAGACTTTTCTGCATCGCGGCCTGTTATTTCATTTCCGGTAACGTATAGGTCCGGCCGGCGTTCTCTTTTTTCAACCAATCCATCAG
This genomic stretch from Bacteroidota bacterium harbors:
- the lpdA gene encoding dihydrolipoyl dehydrogenase, producing MNYDLIVIGSGPGGYVAAIRAAQLGMKTAVIERSELGGICLNWGCIPTKALLKSAQVYEYLLHAQDYGVKASGIEADFGAMVKRSRGVADAMSKGVQFLMKKNKIEVIAGTAKIKAGRKVEVLAADGKSTSYEAKHIIIATGARSRELPGLKQDGKKVIGYREAMSLPQQPKSMVVVGSGAIGVEFAYFYNSIGTKVTIVEYLPNIVPLEDEDVSKQLARSFKKSGIEIMTEASVESVDTSGKGCKVNVKGKSGNSVIECDVVLSAVGITANIENLGLEEVGIATDKGRIMVNDWYQTNMPGYYAIGDVINTPALAHVASHEAITCVEKIAGLHAEPMDYKNIPGCTYCQPEIASVGYTEKAAKDAGYEIKVGKFPFTASGKAKAGGTPDGFVKVIFDAKYGEWLGAHLIGANVTEMIAEVVTARKLETTGHEIIKAVHPHPTMSEAIMEAVAEAYGECIHL
- the mscL gene encoding large-conductance mechanosensitive channel protein MscL, producing MGLLKEFKEFVNRGNVMDLAVGVVIGGAFGKIVDSLVTDIISPMIGLVIGETDFAAWKLTLKEAGMNAAGKEISPVTLNIGSFFESIVDFVIVAFAIFMVIKAVNNMRRKQEAAPAAPPAPPKQEVLLTEIRDLLKK
- the asnB gene encoding asparagine synthase (glutamine-hydrolyzing); its protein translation is MCGIAGIVALTSQGTHTLSTIQEAVHCLRQRGPDASGIATFDRLSLGHARLSIIDTSDAGRQPMSDPSGRYTIIFNGEFFNYREHREELVRRGVSLHSNSDTEVLLHWYILEGAACLQRVNGFFALAIYDRTERKLFVARDRMGVKPLLTYTDSDRFCFASEMKALVRMGIPVRLDRVSLFQYLQLNYVPGPESMLQGVRKLEPGHYQVIRNIGENASVDEPVAYYQIPDSTFETTPSYHEAQDRLLHLLERSVERRMVADVPLGAFLSGGIDSSVIVALASGMTKKLKTFSIGFRDEPQFDETHFAELVAQRYKTDHTVFKLTTDDLYSVLQPALDYIDEPFADSSALNVFLLSRETRKHVTVALSGDGADELFGGYNKHAAEWRLRNNSTATTAIRLLGPLWKQLPRSRNGKWTNRFRQLDRFSSGAGMSATDRYWRWAGFEDESSVRQLFMHDSFSTDERVYQARKTRLTRFIKGGTSLNDVLRNDMELVLVNDMLTKVDLMSMANSLEVRTPFLDYEVVNFASRLPGEYKIDGNGRKKVLRDAFRKLLPDELYRRGKQGFEVPLLNWFRGELRTHITEDLLSRERLADQGIFDPEAVALILKRLFSRDPGESVAQVWALLVFQHWYDRYRPLHDA
- a CDS encoding YdcF family protein — its product is MTRNPKIAALIAGTLTWTRRILLGLGGLFVVILILSFTTLPFWMYYRLGTTSADYRFAPKRIILLGAGGMPSEANLLRAYTTAELATRFPEAEVEIALTKGIGESLSGSAIGQLRDELVQRGVKENRILLEVRGHNTREQAQRIFEEIRLPEYPIVLITSPEHLYRSLLSFRKVGFSNVGGTAAFEKALEEELTYRSEKLGGRKLPGPEVGESLQLRYQFWNHLHYQVKCYREYLALAYYKIKGWI
- a CDS encoding DUF4907 domain-containing protein; its protein translation is MQKSLLIILVMLAGYACNSGGSVSGEGKAEDPVRPPATSRPAPAEAGVWSVRTFSNSDGNSGYGFDILNGEKIYVHQPTIPAVQGVRGFSSEANAKACGVLMVYKIRNGILPPSVSVAELDSLGVSR